From Clavelina lepadiformis chromosome 9, kaClaLepa1.1, whole genome shotgun sequence, the proteins below share one genomic window:
- the LOC143470914 gene encoding cadherin-8-like, whose amino-acid sequence MSRIVGYVLVSLCVLWAVDSSSIGREIKQLASRHDATVIYQERILSRQKRWEFQTFSILENMPGPQLITTLHSSFDNDTGNVKYSIEGQGVGLTFQVNENSGDLILKHALDREVQSSYLLTVSARDSNGVEVEPSSTIKIVLQDRNDNDPIFSLASHYATVKERSRSGQLVTTITATDADDPAGPFGQLVYRLLPSDGSTKFMIIPDTGEIKITTSNLDRETADTYELVIEARDDPYEDNGRSATTTLTVSVTDVNDNGPMFIRKPYIPAISEDSDIGFVVMRVHAKDTDLRDNARNVYTILEGADSSKFSMETIGNHGVIKVAQPLDYESTKNHEYHIRIKVRNTVLSYLGTPLEDYADVVISVIDVNESPIFEKSQYTFSVSEDAKKMFPIQAVKATDPEGDTFRYFIDDTSNKFIIGPTSGMISVAGKLDRESKDQYIVTVKAGSPDRLDVAGKAKVVIQVNDVNDHPPIPLGGEKLEVVLCNNLEDKTQALKPTIEMTDLDDPDKNGPPFHFRSTNDPVYKRHFKLVDNGDSTATLHTVHNDFESYSAEEYQVPIFVQDSGKPTNNATYYVTVKVCHCSDEGKPLCDALAQVAGIQMEVLIVLLCVFVILLVFVVALITVRRRRRAREDTLIKSSISTCDDEVRENIIDYNEEGGGEEDTAAFDLSALQKDYCSSTSGSQVKIIQNYPSSSSTKVGMLTPYDFSTGKRRNVASQDVRDFIVDRKTEEDSDDLKLAYDSLQVYAYEGEGSEAGSLSSLCTSSVDEDQNYDYLQQWGPRFSRLSNIYGAGRAHFSDDESNANDDVLSVLSSQLGRTTLNRPRRISPC is encoded by the exons ATGTCCCGTATCGTGGGATACGTGCTGGTTTCGTTGTGCGTATTATGGGCTGTAGATAGCAGCTCAATTGGAAGGGAAATAAAGCAGCTTGCCTCTCGACATGACGCCACAGTAATATACCAAGAGCGTATATTGAGCAGACAGAAGAGATGggaatttcaaacattttcaattttggaAAACATGCCTGGGCCTCAGCTGATAACCACG CTACATTCTTCTTTCGACAACGACACCGGAAATGTAAAGTACAGTATCGAAGGCCAAGGTGTTGGTTTGACATTTCAAGTCAATGAAAACAGTGGTGATTTGATATTAAAGCATGCATTGGACAGAGAAGTGCAGAGTTCCTATTTGCTTACG GTATCAGCGAGAGATTCGAATGGGGTAGAGGTCGAACCGTCTAGTACTATAAAGATAGTACTTCAAGATAGAAATGACAACGATCCGATTTTTTCTTTGGCTAGCCATTATGCCACTGTCAAAGAACGATCGAGATCAG GTCAGCTTGTCACAACAATCACTGCCACCGACGCTGACGATCCTGCTGGGCCATTTGGTCAATTGGTATACCGTCTGCTGCCCTCTGACGGAAGCACAAAATTTATGATCATTCCTGACACTGGCGAGATTAAAATAACGACATCCAACTTGGATAGGGAAACTGCGGATACGTACGAGCTTGTAATCGAG GCACGTGATGATCCGTACGAAGATAACGGAAGATCAGCAACTACCACACTCACTGTGTCGGTGACTGATGTCAACGACAACGGCCCCATGTTCATTAGGAAACCCTACATACCAGCAATATCGGAGGACTCGG ATATTGGTTTCGTGGTCATGAGAGTCCACGCAAAGGATACCGACCTGCGAGATAACGCGAGAAACGTTTACACAATCCTCGAAGGGGCTGATTCGTCGAAATTTTCCATGGAAACAATCGGCAATCATGGTGTAATAAAAGTCGCACAG CCATTGGACTACGAAAGCACAAAAAATCACGAATACCACATTCGAATCAAAGTTAGAAACACCGTTCTCAGTTATCTGGGAACGCCACTTGAGGATTATGCTGACGTCGTCATAAGCGTCATCGATGTGAACGAATCaccaatttttgaaaaatctcaATATACTTTTTCAG TTAGTGAAGatgcaaagaaaatgtttccaaTACAAGCTGTCAAAGCCACAGACCCTGAAGGCGATACATTTAG GTACTTTATTGACGACACaagcaataaatttattatcgGTCCAACTTCAGGAATGATATCGGTTGCGGGGAAACTAGATCGGGAAAGCAAGGACCAATATATTGTCACAGTAAAAGCTGGAAGCCCGG ATCGTCTGGATGTGGCAGGCAAAGCGAAAGTCGTCATACAAGTTAATGACGTCAATGATCATCCACCAATACCATTGGGCGGTGAAAAATTGGAGGTTGTTTTATGCAATAACTTGGAAGATAAAACACAG GCTCTGAAACCTACCATAGAGATGACTGACTTGGACGACCCGGATAAGAATGGACCCCCGTTTCACTTCCGCAGTACAAATGACCCCGTTTATAAGCGGCATTTTAAACTGGTTGACAATGGAG ATAGCACAGCCACCCTGCATACGGTGCATAACGATTTCGAGTCCTATAGCGCTGAAGAGTACCAAGTTCCTATTTTTGTTCAGGATAGCGGAAAACcaacaaacaatgcaacttACTATGTAACAG TTAAAGTGTGCCACTGTTCTGACGAAGGGAAACCCTTATGTGATGCCCTTGCGCAAGTCGCCGGAATTCAGATGGAAGTTCTCATTGTATTGCTTtgcgtttttgttattttgcttg tttttgtcgTTGCCCTCATCACTGTTCGACGCAGAAGACGTGCAAGAGAAGATACTCTGATCAAATCAAGCATTAGCACATGTGATGATGAGGTAAGAGAGAACATCATCGACTACAACGAGGAGGGGGGAGGAGAGGAAGACACAGCCGCCTTTGATCTAAGCGCCTTGCAGAAAGACTACTGCAGCAGCACATCCGG GTCACAAgtgaaaataattcaaaattacCCGAGTTCATCTTCGACCAAAGTAGGCATGCTGACACCGTACGATTTTTCAACCGGTAAAAGACGTAACGTCGCGAGCCAGGATGTCCGGGATTTTATTGTTGATAGAAAAACAGAAGAAGATTCCGATGATCTAAAACTTGCTTACGACTCTTTGCAA GTGTACGCGTATGAAGGCGAGGGCTCGGAAGCTGGTTCACTGAGCAGCCTTTGCACTAGTTCAGTCGACGAAGATCAAAATTACGATTACTTACAGCAATGGGGCCCCCGATTTAGCCGACTTTCCAACATATACGGAGCCGGACGTGCTCACTTTTCCGATGATGAAAGCAACGCCAACGACGATGTGTTGTCTGTTCTTAGCTCCCAGCTTGGAAGAACAACTCTCAATCGGCCTAGAAGAATCAGTCCTTGTTAA
- the LOC143471043 gene encoding agmatinase, mitochondrial-like gives MYQTCICRFGLKDGLWQKFHPLKHLLKGHNVAASQVMSISTSSSKWKKFNIPLSGMDMARAGGIASMMRLPVAATSEGLDACFVGVPIDTGTSNRTGTRFGPRQIRCESALIRECNSYTGASPYDSLQVADVGDVWVNLYNLPDTCRSIKENFSKIISNGCIPIAAGGDHTISYPILQAIAAKYGPVGLVHVDAHGDVSDTMLGEKIAHGTPFRRAVEEGLLDCKRVVQIGLRGSSYKVDAHDYQRDQGFRIVTAEDCWHKSLEPLMKEVSEQMGSGPVYISFDIDGLDPAYAPGTGTPEIGGLTSAQGLEIIRGCKGLKIVGCDLVEVSPPYDHGGVTALTAANLMFEMLCVLPGVKHAH, from the exons ATGTATCAAACCTGCATTTGTCGCTTTGGATTAAAAG ATGGTTTGTGGCAAAAATTCCATCCTCTCAAGCATTTATTAAAAGGTCACAATGTGGCAGCTTCTCAAGTCATGTCCATTAGCACAAGCTCTTCAAAATGGAAAAAGTTCAATATTCCATTGAGTGGGATGGACATGGCTAGGGCTGGAG GGATAGCAAGTATGATGAGATTGCCAGTTGCTGCTACATCTGAAGGCTTAGATGCTTGTTTTGTTGGTGTTCCGATTGACACTGGTACATCTAATAGAACTGGTACCAG GTTTGGGCCACGTCAAATTCGTTGTGAATCTGCACTTATCCGAGAATGTAACTCATACACTGGAGCAAGTCCATATGATTCTTTGCAG GTTGCTGATGTTGGTGATGTTTGGGTAAATCTCTACAATTTACCCGATACATGTAGAAGCATAAAAGAGaacttttccaaaattatATCTAATGGTTGTATTCCAATTGCTGCAG GTGGAGATCACACGATTAGTTATCCCATTTTACAAGCTATTGCTGCCAA GTATGGTCCAGTGGGATTGGTTCATGTTGATGCACACGGAGATGTGAGTGACACCATGCTTGGAGAAAAGATTGCTCATGGGACACCATTTCGAAGAGCTGTGGAAGAAGGATTGTTGGATTGTAAGAGAGTGGTACAGATAGGCCTGAGGGGCTCTTCATATAAAGTTGATGCTCATGATTACCAACGAGATCAA gGGTTTCGCATTGTAACCGCAGAAGATTGTTGGCATAAATCGCTAGAACCATTAATGAAAGAAGTTAGTGAACAGATGGGTTCTGGTCCAGTGTACATAAG CTTTGACATTGATGGATTGGACCCAGCTTATGCTCCAGGTACAGGTACCCCAGAAATAGGGGGTCTGACTTCAGCCCAAGGTTTGGAAATCATTAGAGGGTGCAAAGGCTTGAAAATTGTTGGATGTGATTTGGTTGAAGTTTCACCACCTTATGATCATGGGG